One Algibacter sp. L3A6 genomic region harbors:
- a CDS encoding YoaK family protein — protein sequence MFRHQGKSRTLKHNLQIATVLSLAAGIINVTGFLSFKQLTTNVTGHFALFIYDLANFKFWKGTIYFLYIFSFLLGSFASSFLIEKYRVNKQLNVFVIPTVIESLILISIAVISNFVEITYPNFIVFAMLFAMGLQNSFVTKISNAVVRTTHLTGLFTDLGIDLSHLLFPESHPDRAKLKENIKLRIYIISSFFIGGLIGGFFYSELHLKLNTLILAALILLSSLFYDDFRYQLIKTKRKYTQRKNLT from the coding sequence ATGTTTAGACATCAAGGCAAAAGCAGAACTTTAAAACATAACCTGCAAATTGCCACTGTTTTGTCTTTAGCTGCCGGAATAATAAATGTTACCGGATTTTTATCATTTAAGCAATTAACCACAAATGTAACAGGGCATTTTGCGCTCTTTATATACGATCTGGCAAATTTTAAATTCTGGAAAGGTACTATCTATTTTTTATATATTTTCTCCTTTCTTCTTGGTTCTTTTGCTTCCAGTTTTTTAATTGAAAAATATAGGGTTAACAAACAACTCAACGTTTTTGTTATCCCTACTGTAATAGAAAGTCTCATTTTAATTTCTATTGCAGTAATAAGCAACTTTGTAGAAATAACTTATCCTAATTTTATAGTCTTTGCAATGTTGTTCGCTATGGGTTTACAAAACTCATTTGTTACTAAAATTTCAAACGCAGTAGTAAGAACAACGCATCTCACAGGCCTTTTTACAGATTTGGGTATAGATTTGTCCCATTTATTATTCCCAGAATCTCATCCTGATCGAGCCAAGTTAAAAGAGAATATTAAGTTACGTATATATATAATTTCTTCTTTCTTTATAGGAGGTTTAATAGGTGGATTTTTTTATTCTGAACTTCATTTAAAACTAAATACCCTAATACTTGCGGCATTAATTTTACTATCAAGTTTATTTTACGACGACTTTAGATATCAACTCATAAAAACAAAAAGAAAGTACACGCAACGAAAAAACCTTACTTAA
- the ligA gene encoding NAD-dependent DNA ligase LigA, protein MSNIKKQIQELSDELRMHNHNYYVLDNATISDYDFDIKLKELQALEAKHPEFTDANSPTQRVGGAVTKNFETIKHAQRMYSLDNSYSKEDLLDWEARIKKMIDGDVQYTCELKYDGASISLTYINGVLEKAVTRGDGFQGDNVTANVKTIKSVPLKLKGDFPPIFDIRGEIVLPFEGFNKMNEDRIEIGEEPYRNPRNTASGSLKLQDSAEVAKRPLECLLYNLTGGNLGVSNQFESLEKARQWGFKVPEVAKLANSIDEVLDFINYWDIHRHDLPFETDGVVVKVNSLQQQEELGFTSKAPRWAMAYKFKAEQVSTRLNSISYQVGRTGAITPVANLEPVELAGTTVKRASLHNADQIEKHDIRVGDMVYVEKGGEIIPKILGVDLSERPANSEPTLYITHCPECDTALERKVGEAQHYCPNYNGCNPQIIGRIQHYISRKAMDIDGLGGETVALLVNEGLISNYSELYELTKEQVIPLERMADKSAEKLIQGVEQSKNIPFERVLFALGIRYVGETVAKKLARHYKSIDAVQEASQEALVNVDEIGIKIAESVCLFFASEENNNIINRLKSFGVQLEMSAEELVGKTSLLTGQSIVVTGVFETVSRNELKKLIEDNGGKVSSSISSKTSFIVAGDKMGPSKKEKAEKLNVELISEAEFLQKIGFE, encoded by the coding sequence ATGAGTAACATTAAAAAGCAAATTCAGGAGTTAAGTGACGAATTACGTATGCATAACCATAATTATTATGTGTTGGATAATGCGACTATTTCCGATTACGATTTCGATATAAAGTTAAAAGAACTTCAAGCTTTAGAAGCTAAACATCCTGAGTTTACCGATGCTAATTCGCCAACGCAACGTGTAGGTGGTGCAGTTACCAAAAACTTCGAGACCATTAAGCATGCGCAGCGTATGTATTCTTTAGATAATTCATATTCTAAAGAAGATTTGCTCGATTGGGAAGCGCGAATTAAAAAAATGATAGATGGTGATGTTCAATATACTTGTGAGTTAAAATATGATGGTGCATCCATAAGTTTAACATATATTAATGGTGTGTTGGAAAAAGCGGTAACTCGTGGTGATGGTTTTCAGGGCGATAATGTTACGGCTAACGTAAAAACTATAAAGTCTGTACCTTTAAAATTGAAAGGTGATTTTCCTCCAATATTTGATATTCGAGGAGAAATTGTATTGCCTTTTGAAGGGTTTAATAAAATGAACGAAGACCGGATTGAAATAGGAGAAGAGCCTTATAGAAACCCGAGAAATACAGCGTCAGGAAGTTTGAAGTTGCAAGATAGCGCAGAAGTTGCTAAGCGTCCTTTGGAGTGTTTGTTGTATAATTTAACAGGTGGAAATCTAGGTGTTTCTAATCAGTTTGAGAGTTTAGAAAAAGCACGTCAATGGGGTTTTAAAGTTCCTGAAGTTGCTAAACTAGCAAATTCTATAGACGAAGTTTTAGACTTTATAAATTATTGGGATATACATCGTCATGATCTTCCTTTTGAAACTGATGGTGTTGTTGTAAAAGTAAATAGTTTGCAGCAGCAAGAGGAGCTTGGTTTTACATCCAAAGCACCACGTTGGGCTATGGCTTACAAATTTAAAGCCGAGCAGGTTTCTACTCGATTAAACAGTATATCTTACCAAGTTGGTAGAACGGGAGCTATTACGCCTGTAGCAAATTTAGAGCCTGTAGAATTAGCAGGAACAACGGTTAAGCGTGCGTCTTTACATAATGCAGATCAAATAGAAAAGCACGATATTCGTGTTGGTGATATGGTTTATGTTGAAAAAGGAGGGGAGATAATACCTAAAATTTTGGGTGTCGATTTAAGTGAGCGACCAGCAAATTCTGAACCTACATTATATATAACCCATTGTCCGGAATGTGATACTGCTTTAGAGCGTAAAGTTGGTGAAGCACAACATTATTGCCCGAATTATAATGGATGTAATCCTCAAATTATTGGAAGAATTCAGCATTATATTTCGCGTAAAGCGATGGATATTGATGGTTTAGGAGGTGAAACGGTTGCGCTTTTAGTTAATGAAGGTTTGATTTCTAATTATTCCGAGTTATATGAATTGACAAAGGAGCAAGTTATTCCGCTGGAACGTATGGCAGATAAAAGTGCTGAAAAATTAATTCAAGGTGTAGAACAATCTAAAAATATACCTTTCGAGCGTGTTCTTTTTGCTTTAGGTATTCGCTATGTTGGTGAAACAGTAGCTAAAAAGTTAGCAAGGCATTATAAAAGTATTGATGCGGTTCAGGAAGCATCACAAGAAGCACTTGTTAATGTTGATGAAATAGGAATTAAAATAGCAGAGAGCGTTTGTTTGTTTTTTGCTTCCGAAGAAAATAATAATATTATAAACCGATTAAAATCTTTTGGTGTTCAGTTAGAAATGTCGGCAGAAGAATTGGTTGGTAAAACGAGTTTACTTACCGGACAATCTATAGTTGTTACTGGAGTTTTTGAAACTGTTTCTAGAAATGAACTGAAGAAGCTTATTGAGGATAATGGAGGGAAAGTTAGTAGTTCTATCTCATCTAAAACAAGTTTTATAGTTGCTGGAGATAAAATGGGACCTAGTAAAAAAGAGAAAGCAGAGAAGTTAAATGTAGAATTGATTAGTGAGGCTGAATTCTTGCAAAAGATAGGTTTTGAATAA